One stretch of Shewanella sp. Arc9-LZ DNA includes these proteins:
- a CDS encoding ABC transporter substrate-binding protein, with the protein MFILTFILIGIVSCDLGTSKSLTASALKDPIKIAVSGTPLSAPFFIAQQQGYFRANGLNVELVRFDSGVKCFDALKNKQVDLATASETVVMFNSFKQTNFSVLASFVESDNDLKLLSLTPQKYQQLDNLAHARIGIVKSSASEFFFDSLLIMYNKTQQPIERVYLPAEQLIPALLNNEVDIISAWEPLSYLLTQQVPSNTNVISSRGLYHLSFNLIELKETRLSTTEKLALLKSINDATDYIHTHPDLAQTKISRVLDIDQSQLSYSWNDYTFRLSLSNALFSNIQTQSQWAIDNKLVSEENSVDFRQILDRKLFEKFTSLEAGW; encoded by the coding sequence ATGTTTATCTTAACTTTCATATTAATCGGCATTGTCAGTTGTGACCTTGGTACAAGCAAATCACTTACCGCTTCCGCCCTAAAAGACCCCATTAAAATTGCGGTATCTGGCACACCTCTTTCTGCACCTTTTTTTATTGCACAACAACAAGGTTACTTTAGAGCGAATGGGCTTAATGTTGAGCTAGTGAGATTCGACAGCGGAGTGAAATGTTTTGACGCCCTTAAGAATAAACAAGTTGACCTCGCCACGGCCTCAGAAACTGTGGTCATGTTTAATAGCTTTAAACAAACAAACTTTTCTGTATTAGCCAGTTTTGTCGAATCAGATAATGATCTCAAATTACTGAGTTTAACACCGCAAAAATATCAACAACTGGATAATTTAGCCCACGCACGCATAGGGATAGTAAAAAGCAGTGCCAGTGAGTTTTTCTTCGATAGTTTATTGATTATGTATAACAAAACTCAGCAGCCAATCGAGCGAGTATATTTACCTGCGGAGCAGCTTATTCCAGCGTTATTAAATAATGAGGTTGATATTATTTCAGCTTGGGAGCCCTTAAGTTATTTGTTAACACAACAAGTCCCCTCAAATACCAACGTCATCAGCAGTCGCGGCCTATACCACTTATCGTTCAACTTAATCGAGCTTAAAGAGACAAGGCTATCAACTACAGAAAAGTTAGCGCTACTCAAATCAATTAACGACGCAACCGATTATATTCATACACACCCAGATCTTGCTCAGACGAAAATTAGCCGTGTATTAGATATCGATCAATCCCAACTTAGTTATTCCTGGAATGACTATACTTTTCGGTTATCACTCAGTAATGCACTCTTTTCTAACATCCAAACTCAAAGCCAATGGGCAATTGATAATAAATTAGTCTCTGAAGAGAATAGTGTTGATTTTAGGCAGATTCTTGACCGAAAATTGTTTGAAAAGTTCACCAGTTTAGAGGCAGGATGGTAA
- a CDS encoding diguanylate cyclase — translation MMLSKRLKLTATLCSLLTLIVGLSLIQVHYYQQQIYRQLNYSMKLQINIDSLRSQLWLYQEYTDDQGLSELNIRQAELAKNLSEDIQWGTQQKLIIGNLNRLNTNIRALINTQNSFHSKQVDVSSTLTAERLFKAKYSMVIEEMTEEMFNLHQLSIKQASQKQQTLLFLVGMVLLILAILVTVWSFMTLIRFKKGLASLNQGMEALAAGDLKSQINFSDTDELSALAHNFNRMKLSLAQITIKKDELKQEVDSQTRKLIEQQDQLIFLAEHDELTGIYNRRAFIKKIDTAIARDLRGENQAALLFIDLNKFKNINDTLGHSIGDEVIMTIAKRLVNSLRATDIVGRLGGDEFIVWLDMLPEPIDIEHKINQLLTNIKQPIIIGKHTLEVGASIGISILPEHGLNSRELITAADTAMYQAKADHSIEYCFYTGSYGISTLAIS, via the coding sequence ATGATGTTATCTAAACGTCTAAAACTGACCGCAACACTCTGTTCGCTGCTTACATTGATTGTCGGCTTGTCACTGATACAAGTCCACTATTATCAACAACAAATATACCGTCAACTCAATTACTCAATGAAGTTACAAATCAACATTGATAGTTTGCGTAGTCAACTGTGGCTTTACCAAGAGTATACAGATGACCAAGGGTTATCAGAGTTAAATATACGCCAAGCTGAACTGGCCAAAAACCTCTCAGAAGACATTCAATGGGGTACGCAACAAAAACTCATTATTGGAAACCTGAATAGACTGAATACCAATATTAGAGCACTCATTAATACTCAAAATAGCTTTCATAGTAAACAAGTCGATGTGTCATCCACCCTCACAGCAGAACGGTTATTTAAAGCAAAATACAGCATGGTTATTGAAGAGATGACTGAAGAAATGTTTAATCTTCATCAATTATCGATTAAACAAGCGAGCCAAAAACAACAAACGTTATTATTCCTTGTCGGAATGGTGCTATTGATATTAGCGATTCTGGTCACCGTATGGTCATTTATGACACTCATTCGATTTAAGAAAGGGTTAGCCTCACTCAACCAAGGGATGGAAGCACTTGCGGCTGGAGACCTAAAGAGTCAAATTAATTTCAGTGATACCGATGAGTTATCTGCACTCGCCCATAACTTCAATAGAATGAAGCTTTCACTTGCTCAAATCACCATTAAAAAGGATGAATTAAAGCAAGAAGTAGACAGCCAAACCCGTAAATTAATTGAACAACAAGACCAACTCATTTTCTTAGCTGAACATGATGAACTAACCGGTATTTATAACCGTCGCGCATTCATAAAAAAAATTGATACTGCTATAGCAAGGGATTTACGCGGAGAAAATCAAGCGGCACTATTATTTATTGACCTTAATAAATTTAAAAATATTAACGACACCCTGGGCCATAGTATTGGTGATGAAGTGATCATGACCATTGCAAAACGTTTGGTTAATAGTCTACGCGCTACCGATATAGTGGGCAGACTCGGCGGCGATGAATTTATCGTTTGGCTTGATATGCTCCCAGAACCAATCGATATAGAACATAAAATAAACCAGCTATTAACCAATATTAAGCAACCGATCATTATTGGGAAGCATACTTTAGAAGTTGGCGCCAGTATCGGAATTAGTATACTGCCAGAACATGGTTTAAATAGCCGAGAACTCATCACTGCAGCCGATACTGCTATGTACCAGGCTAAAGCAGACCATAGCATTGAGTATTGTTTCTATACAGGTAGCTATGGGATATCAACTTTGGCAATCTCATAG